In a single window of the Oecophyllibacter saccharovorans genome:
- the phoU gene encoding phosphate signaling complex protein PhoU, translated as MAERSHIVSSFEQELDQLRSMVSQMGRIAASQVSLALAAITDHDQQAADKAIALDPEVDHLEREVEGLAIRLLALRSPMGADLREIVAALKITGDLERIGDYAASVAKRAMTVAAVEDGRISLSGLRTMARLVNENVHRMVEALETQDPNLALEVWHADQEIDEYYTTLFRGLVTYMIEDPRNIRACTELLFIAKNLERIGDHATNIVERVFYAVTGENMPALRPRGRKKPTSAHSHVSAPVPGSPTPDPHPELTQSDQEAAALEKPFPQTTDKPA; from the coding sequence ATGGCCGAACGTTCACACATTGTCAGCAGTTTCGAGCAGGAGCTCGACCAGCTCCGCAGCATGGTCAGCCAGATGGGGCGTATCGCTGCAAGCCAGGTGAGCCTGGCCCTGGCTGCCATCACCGATCACGACCAGCAGGCAGCTGACAAGGCGATTGCGCTGGATCCGGAAGTTGACCATCTGGAGCGCGAGGTGGAAGGGCTGGCCATCCGGCTCCTGGCCCTGCGGAGCCCGATGGGCGCTGACCTGCGCGAGATCGTGGCGGCGCTGAAGATCACCGGGGATCTGGAGCGCATCGGTGATTACGCTGCTTCAGTAGCCAAACGGGCCATGACGGTCGCAGCGGTCGAGGACGGGCGGATCTCGCTTTCAGGCCTGCGGACCATGGCGCGCCTGGTCAATGAGAACGTGCACCGCATGGTCGAGGCCCTGGAAACCCAGGATCCCAATCTCGCCCTGGAAGTCTGGCATGCCGACCAGGAGATTGATGAGTATTACACCACCCTGTTCCGTGGCCTGGTTACCTACATGATCGAGGACCCGCGCAATATCCGTGCCTGCACGGAGCTGCTTTTCATCGCCAAGAATCTGGAGCGCATCGGCGATCATGCCACCAATATTGTCGAGCGTGTCTTTTATGCCGTGACAGGCGAGAACATGCCGGCCCTCCGTCCGCGTGGGCGCAAGAAACCCACCTCGGCCCATTCACATGTTTCCGCACCGGTGCCGGGCAGCCCCACGCCTGACCCGCACCCTGAGCTGACGCAGAGCGATCAGGAAGCTGCCGCCCTGGAAAAGCCCTTTCCCCAGACAACAGACAAGCCGGCCTGA
- a CDS encoding glycosyltransferase family 2 protein, with protein sequence MPASSSNVPAGPAPSPRRTTPGMFRGLVDSFSHGVLRGWAVDVLGRGPVTLHLLADGQEIEKITCNLPRGDVSEALGLESSELGFEHMLPEFLFDDRPHRIALRFSDRSVLPLPDADGNPTLESTSFDSALLPETRSFIDGLENATLRGWVTRRPNPRAPWRGGQLLSVSVDGIDLGTYRADHFRGDVGAALKGDPACGFEIPIPGHLHDRRVHRFEILLLPEQSDQEAEPLQNSPYVTTLVDDQLAGQLVEIEGVVTELHRQITRLRREMRALLPTERPTLQHYSRWAEQNRARLLAATAQARVTRPLPEKPPLISVLCPVWKPLARDFEAAIESVRNQTYENWELILVDDGAVCPATSALIKHYAKLDSRIRPVTLKKNVGIAEATNVAIREARGKWVAFFDHDDLLVDVALETMMRAALKSGAKLLYSDEDKVDPAGRFLEPHFKPDFDHRFLMGCNYICHLVLIETKALRALGPLDSTYNGAQDHDLMLRAAEHIPHPAIHHVPEILYHWRKTENSTAATIANKDYAVQAGVDAVQAHLDRLGLKGEVSAINGVTHYRVAWLERQAPPVTVIIPFRDYPELTGRCVEDFLASQTYPDFRIVLVDNFSSRPETRQLLEKLSQDPRISVLRIEEGFNYSRLNNLAVAASLTPENEDGFLLFLNNDVFVTQPDFLTCMVQEALNLPRVGAVGAKLVYPNRTIQHAGIAVGPEMIGTHVHHGLPEHAYGYVGRICLSHEVTGVTGAAMLVPRSVFREVGGFDEEQLSVAYNDVDLCLKIRAGGWRVLYCADATAEHHESLSRGTDDHPEREKRWFHESETMRERWGGHPLFERDPAYPYAFRQDRQTFYDLRDPEEL encoded by the coding sequence GTGCCTGCCTCTTCTTCCAACGTCCCCGCCGGTCCGGCTCCCTCTCCTCGCCGGACGACACCCGGCATGTTCCGGGGGCTTGTGGACAGTTTCTCTCATGGGGTGCTGCGGGGCTGGGCGGTGGATGTGCTCGGCAGGGGGCCGGTCACCCTGCATCTGCTGGCTGACGGGCAGGAAATCGAGAAGATCACCTGCAACCTGCCGCGTGGCGATGTGAGCGAGGCGCTGGGGCTGGAGAGCAGCGAGCTTGGCTTCGAGCACATGCTGCCCGAGTTCCTGTTTGATGACCGGCCCCACCGCATCGCGTTGCGTTTTTCCGACCGCAGCGTTCTGCCTCTGCCCGATGCTGACGGCAATCCCACTCTGGAAAGCACCTCTTTCGACAGCGCGCTCCTGCCGGAGACCCGCAGTTTCATCGACGGCCTTGAAAACGCGACCCTGCGCGGCTGGGTAACCCGGCGGCCCAATCCGCGTGCCCCCTGGCGCGGCGGGCAACTGCTTTCAGTTTCTGTGGACGGAATAGATCTCGGCACCTACCGCGCCGATCATTTCCGCGGGGACGTCGGCGCGGCCCTGAAGGGCGACCCGGCCTGCGGTTTCGAAATTCCCATCCCCGGGCATCTGCATGACCGGCGCGTGCACCGGTTTGAGATCCTGCTGCTGCCGGAGCAAAGTGACCAGGAAGCCGAACCCCTGCAGAACAGCCCTTATGTGACAACGCTGGTGGACGACCAGCTTGCCGGCCAGCTGGTGGAAATAGAAGGTGTGGTCACAGAGCTGCACCGCCAGATCACCCGCCTGCGCCGCGAGATGCGCGCGCTCCTGCCAACGGAACGACCCACGCTGCAGCATTATAGTCGCTGGGCTGAGCAGAATCGCGCCCGCCTTCTCGCCGCTACCGCCCAGGCGCGCGTGACCCGGCCACTGCCTGAAAAACCGCCGCTCATCTCCGTTCTGTGTCCGGTCTGGAAACCGCTGGCCCGGGACTTCGAGGCAGCGATCGAATCCGTGCGCAACCAGACTTATGAAAACTGGGAGCTCATCCTGGTCGATGACGGCGCCGTCTGCCCAGCCACCAGCGCGCTCATCAAGCATTACGCGAAGCTGGACAGCCGGATCCGCCCCGTCACTCTCAAGAAGAATGTCGGCATCGCTGAAGCCACCAATGTCGCGATCAGGGAAGCACGCGGGAAATGGGTGGCTTTTTTCGACCATGACGACCTTCTCGTCGACGTGGCGCTGGAGACCATGATGCGGGCGGCGCTGAAGAGCGGCGCGAAACTCCTGTATTCGGATGAAGACAAGGTCGATCCGGCAGGTCGTTTCCTGGAGCCTCACTTCAAGCCCGATTTCGACCACCGCTTCCTGATGGGCTGCAATTACATCTGCCATCTTGTGCTCATCGAAACCAAAGCCCTGCGCGCGCTCGGCCCGCTGGACAGCACTTATAACGGGGCGCAGGACCATGACCTCATGCTGCGCGCTGCCGAGCACATCCCGCATCCGGCCATCCACCACGTGCCGGAAATCCTGTATCACTGGCGCAAGACCGAAAACTCCACTGCCGCCACGATCGCCAACAAGGATTATGCCGTTCAGGCCGGGGTGGATGCGGTCCAGGCCCATCTCGACCGGCTGGGCCTCAAGGGAGAAGTCAGCGCCATCAACGGGGTGACGCATTACCGCGTTGCCTGGCTGGAACGGCAGGCGCCCCCGGTGACAGTCATCATTCCTTTCCGCGATTATCCGGAGCTTACCGGGCGCTGTGTCGAGGATTTCCTGGCTAGCCAGACCTATCCGGATTTCCGGATTGTTCTGGTCGACAATTTCTCCTCACGCCCCGAAACGCGCCAGCTCCTGGAAAAACTGTCGCAGGACCCGCGCATATCCGTGCTCCGCATTGAGGAAGGCTTCAATTACTCCCGTCTCAACAACCTGGCCGTTGCCGCGTCCCTGACCCCTGAGAACGAGGACGGCTTCCTGCTGTTTCTCAACAATGACGTCTTCGTCACCCAGCCTGACTTCCTCACCTGTATGGTGCAGGAAGCGCTCAACCTGCCGCGGGTCGGCGCGGTCGGGGCCAAGCTGGTTTATCCCAACCGCACGATCCAGCATGCCGGCATCGCGGTCGGTCCCGAAATGATCGGCACGCATGTCCATCATGGCCTGCCTGAACATGCTTATGGTTATGTCGGGCGGATCTGCCTGAGCCATGAAGTGACGGGCGTGACCGGGGCGGCCATGCTGGTGCCGCGTTCTGTTTTCAGGGAAGTGGGCGGCTTTGATGAAGAGCAGCTGAGCGTGGCCTATAATGACGTGGACCTGTGCCTGAAAATCCGGGCTGGCGGCTGGCGTGTCCTTTATTGCGCCGACGCCACGGCAGAACATCATGAAAGCCTGTCACGTGGCACTGACGATCATCCCGAGCGTGAGAAAAGATGGTTCCATGAAAGTGAAACCATGCGCGAGCGCTGGGGCGGCCATCCGCTTTTTGAGCGTGACCCGGCCTACCCATATGCTTTTCGCCAGGACCGGCAGACCTTCTATGACCTGCGGGACCCTGAAGAGCTCTGA
- a CDS encoding glycosyltransferase family 4 protein: MRYLFVHQSFPGQYRHILNHLRAEGGHEIVFITSHQQPEMEGVRQVVYRASQPTGQGHPAGWEFDYALRRAEAVAQVAGSLKQLGYRPDVIIGHQGWGEMLNLGDVWPGVPMLGYFEFYYNPTGLDVGFDSEFPPAPDLAAQVRAKNSVNLLTLQLPGLGQTPTRFQKETYPAWAQEKLTLLREGVDLEMCRPDPKTKRREFRLGSLSVLPHEPMVTFISRNMEPYRGFHSFMRALPEIQRRRPDAHIVLAGGNGIGYGAAPADGRSWQEVMLQELEGQLDLSRIHFTGWLPHEDLIRMMQRSDAHVYLTYPFVLSWSLREAMAVGCPLVVSDTAPVREMVQPDVTGVVVPFSDPQRLAESVLTLIEDKSLAGRLGRAAHHFAQENLGLPDYLQRFQALINEVAAMAS, encoded by the coding sequence TTGCGGTATCTATTCGTTCACCAGAGTTTCCCCGGTCAGTACCGACACATCCTGAATCATCTGCGCGCAGAGGGCGGTCATGAGATCGTCTTCATCACGAGCCACCAGCAGCCGGAAATGGAAGGTGTGCGCCAGGTGGTCTACAGGGCCTCCCAGCCGACGGGACAAGGTCATCCGGCTGGCTGGGAATTCGATTACGCTCTGCGCCGGGCTGAAGCGGTGGCTCAGGTAGCTGGGTCCCTGAAACAGCTTGGTTACCGTCCTGATGTCATCATCGGCCATCAGGGATGGGGCGAGATGCTCAATCTGGGCGATGTCTGGCCGGGTGTGCCCATGCTGGGTTATTTTGAATTCTACTACAATCCGACGGGTCTTGATGTCGGCTTTGACAGCGAGTTCCCGCCAGCGCCAGACCTCGCAGCCCAGGTCAGGGCCAAGAACAGCGTCAATCTTCTGACCCTGCAGCTGCCGGGGCTCGGTCAGACGCCTACCCGTTTCCAGAAAGAAACCTATCCTGCCTGGGCCCAGGAAAAACTGACCCTTTTACGCGAAGGGGTTGACCTGGAGATGTGCCGGCCGGATCCGAAAACCAAGCGGCGTGAATTTCGCCTCGGCTCCCTGAGCGTGCTGCCGCATGAACCCATGGTGACCTTCATTTCCCGCAATATGGAGCCTTACCGGGGGTTTCACAGTTTCATGCGGGCCCTGCCAGAAATTCAGCGCCGCCGCCCTGATGCGCATATTGTTCTCGCGGGGGGAAACGGTATCGGTTACGGCGCGGCGCCAGCCGATGGCCGCAGCTGGCAGGAGGTCATGCTGCAGGAGCTTGAAGGGCAGCTGGATCTGTCGCGCATTCACTTCACGGGCTGGCTGCCTCATGAAGACCTGATACGCATGATGCAGCGCTCTGATGCGCATGTCTATCTGACCTATCCCTTCGTCCTGTCCTGGTCCTTGCGGGAGGCGATGGCGGTCGGTTGCCCGCTTGTTGTCAGCGATACAGCCCCGGTGCGCGAAATGGTGCAGCCGGATGTCACAGGGGTGGTCGTGCCCTTTTCCGATCCCCAGCGCTTAGCTGAAAGTGTACTCACCCTGATTGAAGACAAGAGCCTGGCGGGCCGTCTGGGCAGGGCGGCGCATCATTTTGCGCAGGAAAATCTGGGGTTGCCGGACTATCTGCAGCGTTTTCAGGCCCTGATCAATGAAGTGGCAGCCATGGCTTCCTGA
- the pstA gene encoding phosphate ABC transporter permease PstA: MARRQRCNQLATVLSAGSGVVLVLVLLSILWTLLSRGLPGLSLATFLHPMGPPGSGGGLGNAILGSIIQTGLAMLIAAPLGMCCGMYLAEFDGSGNRFATTVRFVADILMSVPSILVGLFIYQLLVAPFGHFSGFAGAVALAVLAVPLVIRTTEDMLRLVPVAMREAGAALGAPRWRVIVSLCLRAARGGITTGLLLALARMGGETAPLLFTSLGNQGWSLDLDKPMASLPLAIYQYAGASYEDWVQLAWTGALLITVGVLMINIVVRLSSRR; the protein is encoded by the coding sequence ATGGCGCGCCGTCAGCGCTGCAACCAGCTGGCCACGGTGCTGAGCGCTGGCAGCGGGGTAGTGCTGGTTCTGGTGTTGCTGTCAATTCTGTGGACCTTGCTCAGCCGCGGCTTGCCCGGCCTGTCGCTTGCCACCTTCCTGCACCCCATGGGTCCGCCGGGCTCGGGGGGCGGGCTGGGCAATGCCATACTGGGCAGCATCATCCAGACCGGCCTGGCCATGCTGATTGCAGCGCCTCTCGGGATGTGCTGCGGCATGTACCTGGCGGAGTTCGACGGGTCCGGCAACCGCTTTGCCACGACCGTGCGTTTTGTGGCCGACATTCTGATGTCCGTGCCCTCCATCCTGGTCGGGCTGTTCATCTATCAGCTCCTGGTCGCCCCATTCGGGCACTTCTCGGGCTTTGCCGGCGCAGTGGCGCTGGCTGTACTGGCTGTGCCCCTGGTGATCCGCACGACTGAAGACATGCTGCGCCTGGTGCCGGTGGCCATGCGTGAGGCAGGGGCGGCCCTGGGGGCGCCGCGCTGGCGGGTGATCGTCTCGCTCTGCCTGCGCGCTGCACGCGGGGGCATCACGACCGGTCTGCTTCTGGCCCTGGCGCGTATGGGGGGAGAAACGGCGCCGCTGCTGTTCACCTCGCTGGGCAACCAGGGCTGGTCTCTCGACCTCGACAAACCCATGGCCAGCCTGCCGCTCGCCATCTATCAGTATGCGGGAGCTTCCTATGAAGACTGGGTGCAGCTTGCCTGGACCGGGGCGTTGCTTATCACTGTGGGTGTGCTGATGATCAATATTGTCGTCCGCCTGTCTTCACGCCGATGA
- the pstB gene encoding phosphate ABC transporter ATP-binding protein PstB: MTSVSHTPAHGAPSETGNDHGHPPRRHATPSHATEGLNFAEADGTREKREEDIALKVRDLNFYYGQHHALHDISMDYPARRVTAMIGPSGCGKSTLLRVFNRIYDLYPGQRATGEVMFDGCNILDRDINLDVLRARVGMVFQKPTPFPMSIYDNIAFGVKLHERLSRTEMDARVEDVLTRVALWNEVRDRLNAPATGLSGGQQQRLCIARSIATRPEVLLLDEPTSALDPISTARIEELLDELKHDFTIAIVTHNMQQAARCADRVAFFFMGRLIEVDAADRIFTNPRQQQTQDYITGRFG, translated from the coding sequence ATGACCTCCGTTTCTCATACTCCCGCTCACGGGGCGCCATCTGAAACCGGTAATGACCACGGTCACCCGCCTAGACGCCACGCCACGCCTTCGCATGCAACCGAGGGCCTGAATTTCGCGGAAGCGGACGGAACGCGGGAGAAGCGGGAAGAGGACATTGCGCTGAAGGTGCGTGACCTGAACTTCTATTACGGCCAGCACCATGCGCTGCATGACATTTCCATGGACTACCCGGCGCGCCGGGTCACAGCCATGATCGGCCCGAGCGGTTGCGGCAAATCGACCCTGTTGCGCGTTTTCAACCGCATCTATGATCTTTATCCCGGTCAGCGGGCGACAGGGGAAGTGATGTTCGACGGGTGCAACATCCTTGACCGTGACATCAATCTCGATGTGCTGCGCGCCCGGGTGGGCATGGTCTTTCAGAAACCCACCCCCTTTCCCATGTCGATTTATGATAACATCGCCTTCGGGGTGAAGCTGCATGAAAGGCTGAGCCGTACCGAGATGGATGCCCGGGTTGAGGACGTTCTGACGCGCGTGGCGCTGTGGAATGAGGTCCGTGACCGCCTCAATGCGCCTGCAACCGGCCTTTCGGGTGGCCAGCAACAGCGTCTGTGCATCGCCCGCTCCATTGCGACCCGACCGGAAGTCCTTCTCCTTGACGAGCCGACTTCCGCGCTTGATCCCATTTCAACGGCGCGCATCGAAGAGCTGCTTGATGAGCTGAAACATGACTTCACGATCGCCATCGTGACCCATAACATGCAGCAGGCCGCCCGCTGTGCGGACCGGGTGGCTTTCTTCTTCATGGGCCGATTGATCGAAGTCGATGCCGCAGACCGCATTTTCACCAATCCGCGCCAGCAGCAGACGCAGGATTACATTACCGGGCGCTTTGGTTGA
- the pstC gene encoding phosphate ABC transporter permease subunit PstC, whose translation MGRGPRFSFNQVFSAVLWGSALIVLLALGGLILLMGHGGWQAFVTFGPGFLVSAVWNPVTNQYGALAPLLGTVLSTLIAVCIAVPMAFGTAFWLTAIAPRRLAGGLSTAVQLLAAVPSIIFGMWGFFLIVPFMARVIQPFLNHHFDHVPVLKALLCGPPFGSGLMTTGLVLAVMIAPFITAVMCDVFEAVPPMLKESAYGLGATRWEVMRYVVAPWSRSGMIGAVVLGMGRALGETMAVTFVIGNVTAIGWSLFVPRTTVASLIALQFPESPAGSLRLSSLMALGFILMALSCLSLILARYLRRQRA comes from the coding sequence ATCGGACGGGGTCCCCGTTTTTCATTCAACCAGGTTTTCAGCGCCGTTCTGTGGGGTTCGGCCCTGATCGTACTGCTGGCGCTGGGGGGCCTGATTCTCCTGATGGGGCATGGAGGCTGGCAGGCTTTCGTGACCTTCGGGCCGGGCTTTCTCGTCAGTGCGGTCTGGAATCCGGTCACCAACCAGTACGGCGCGCTGGCGCCGCTGCTGGGCACGGTGCTCAGCACCCTGATTGCTGTCTGCATTGCCGTGCCGATGGCCTTCGGCACCGCCTTCTGGCTTACCGCCATTGCCCCGCGCCGCCTGGCTGGCGGATTGTCAACCGCTGTTCAGCTGCTTGCAGCCGTGCCTTCCATCATTTTCGGCATGTGGGGATTTTTCCTGATCGTGCCGTTCATGGCACGGGTGATCCAGCCGTTTCTCAATCACCATTTCGATCATGTTCCCGTGCTGAAGGCCCTGCTCTGCGGTCCGCCTTTCGGTTCCGGCCTGATGACGACCGGGCTGGTGCTGGCTGTCATGATCGCGCCTTTCATCACGGCGGTGATGTGCGACGTGTTTGAAGCCGTGCCCCCGATGCTCAAGGAAAGCGCTTACGGACTGGGCGCGACACGCTGGGAGGTCATGCGCTACGTGGTGGCCCCCTGGTCGCGCAGCGGCATGATCGGGGCGGTCGTGCTCGGCATGGGGCGCGCCCTGGGAGAAACGATGGCCGTCACTTTCGTGATCGGCAACGTGACGGCCATCGGCTGGTCGCTTTTCGTGCCCCGCACCACGGTTGCCTCACTGATTGCACTGCAGTTTCCTGAAAGTCCGGCCGGGTCACTGCGTCTTTCCTCGCTGATGGCGCTGGGCTTCATTCTCATGGCCCTGTCGTGTCTGAGCCTGATCCTGGCCCGCTACCTGAGGCGGCAGCGCGCATGA
- a CDS encoding glycosyltransferase produces MPETGGRYRAETRRFAGYGSAAAEAARAEGRRRRAREAREAFEQGQDALAAGKPAEGFFWLERSERLTGGCSVATLAKVTAALALDRPQVALPGLQRLRQAHDLPEAAYGEALCLERLGRMPEAARLLQHCLDHLPVPEAFQPLADRLARVSQRPGWATLSNDSTLLLRSPVAAEVRLDGELLGWLPSGRHVLEGLDKADEEAGPASGGHPGRYLTVRVQGHDVLGSPFDLQALRRCESLVVATESGISGWLYHPAEPDFRPKLFLEPLHPSSGVSEKSFPLDVSACLGPEGSQEAEKWFPAVERGLSRPWFFTLERATLPDLAEGASFILSDTHGRPLRGAPVYGSLADLRAHVSGVPATPLPLAYKLAEPEEDRTDLSAPEPARQKPVDGCVVIVPVHNGGKDTFDCLQSLLLSVAPEEAQLLVIDDASTDPALLQRLEALAGSGRLTLLRNERNLGFVGSVNRGLAHVLAQAGVAENAAIPASEVVLKPVPDVILLNSDTYVFPGWLSRLRRWLSLPRVGTATPFSNAGGQLSWPSVSQANPFPSLEEARQLDRLCASLPRAAPMNEESGTGVASLPPLVTGNGFCMGISGACLQQTGLLRAEVFAQGYGEENDFCLRASAAGFVHLAAADVYVRHRGNVSFGPGGQALLARNLRLVEMLHPGYLQQVQAFEQRDPLAPMRRELAEGWLLAQFEHSPAGKEIFPAGSVVLIEHEGGGGVARAVRERGAALRQEGFMALTLSPTASGCRLALAEPAAGEVPGQVRPEINYSLPAEGPRLVGLLKALGTKAVEWHHLVGHAPWMRQLHVELGVPYDAYVHDHVWFCPRIALLSPEGNYCGEPDLAACRACVARGGMVLGEEIELPALRQRSAQELAAARHVIAPSQDAGARLKRHFPASRPVTVRAPQDESRLRQAFREARVRRSHQSGRQSGRGNVSGENPVSRWRIGIVGGISRWKGGDLLLDLARYVHQAQLPLDFVLIGTSEHDEALISAGVAVTGPYREEEALELVEKAELDLGFIPSLAPETWCYALEWLWRAGVKVACFDIGAVPERIRAAERAAGGTEPGNEPFFGMVLPVLSAAGNDGVEKEVAALAQRLLALASQERPPGVAERSDKGQEAG; encoded by the coding sequence GTGCCTGAAACAGGCGGGCGTTACAGGGCAGAAACGCGCCGCTTTGCAGGCTATGGCAGTGCAGCTGCCGAGGCGGCGCGTGCTGAAGGGCGCAGACGTCGCGCAAGGGAGGCGCGTGAAGCTTTCGAGCAGGGGCAGGATGCGCTGGCGGCTGGAAAACCGGCAGAGGGCTTTTTCTGGCTGGAACGTTCGGAAAGGCTGACCGGGGGATGCAGTGTCGCTACCCTGGCCAAGGTAACGGCCGCCCTGGCGTTGGACCGACCGCAGGTGGCCCTGCCTGGCCTGCAACGCCTGCGCCAGGCGCACGACCTGCCGGAAGCCGCTTATGGCGAAGCATTGTGCCTGGAACGTCTGGGGCGGATGCCGGAAGCCGCCCGGCTTCTGCAACATTGCCTTGACCACCTGCCTGTTCCCGAAGCTTTTCAGCCGTTGGCCGACCGGCTGGCCCGCGTTTCGCAACGACCGGGCTGGGCGACGCTGTCCAATGATTCGACCCTGCTGTTGCGCAGCCCGGTGGCTGCGGAAGTGCGTCTCGACGGAGAATTGCTGGGTTGGCTGCCCTCAGGGCGCCATGTGCTGGAGGGTCTTGATAAGGCTGATGAGGAGGCGGGTCCGGCTTCCGGCGGGCACCCAGGGCGTTATCTGACAGTGCGCGTGCAGGGGCATGACGTTCTTGGCAGCCCGTTTGACCTCCAGGCCTTAAGACGTTGCGAGTCTCTGGTCGTTGCGACGGAAAGCGGCATTTCTGGCTGGCTGTACCATCCGGCGGAACCGGATTTCAGGCCGAAACTGTTTCTGGAACCGCTACATCCGTCTTCCGGCGTTTCTGAAAAGAGTTTTCCATTGGATGTCAGCGCCTGTCTTGGCCCTGAGGGAAGCCAGGAGGCAGAAAAATGGTTTCCGGCAGTGGAAAGGGGGCTGAGCAGGCCATGGTTCTTCACGCTTGAGCGAGCTACCCTGCCCGATCTGGCAGAAGGCGCTTCCTTTATCCTGAGCGATACACATGGACGACCGTTGAGAGGGGCGCCTGTTTACGGGTCTCTGGCGGATCTGCGGGCTCATGTATCTGGCGTTCCCGCAACGCCACTGCCCCTGGCTTATAAGCTTGCGGAGCCGGAAGAAGACAGAACTGATCTGAGCGCGCCGGAGCCAGCTCGGCAAAAGCCCGTTGACGGGTGTGTGGTGATCGTGCCGGTTCACAATGGCGGCAAGGACACTTTCGACTGCCTGCAGAGCCTTCTGCTCAGCGTGGCGCCGGAAGAGGCGCAACTGCTCGTGATTGATGATGCATCAACAGACCCGGCGCTTCTGCAGCGTCTGGAGGCACTGGCCGGGTCGGGTCGGCTTACGCTTCTGCGCAATGAACGCAATCTGGGTTTCGTGGGCAGCGTCAATCGGGGTCTCGCCCATGTTCTGGCGCAGGCGGGTGTTGCAGAAAATGCGGCCATACCGGCATCGGAAGTGGTTTTAAAGCCAGTTCCCGATGTCATTCTGCTCAACAGCGATACCTATGTTTTCCCTGGCTGGCTGAGCCGTCTGCGACGTTGGCTGAGCCTGCCGCGGGTTGGTACGGCAACGCCGTTTTCAAACGCTGGCGGTCAGCTTTCATGGCCCAGTGTCAGCCAGGCTAATCCCTTTCCGAGCCTGGAAGAAGCCCGTCAGCTCGACCGTCTTTGCGCCAGCCTTCCCAGGGCAGCGCCTATGAATGAAGAGAGCGGCACGGGCGTCGCATCCCTCCCGCCCCTGGTGACCGGCAACGGATTCTGCATGGGCATTTCGGGTGCCTGTCTGCAACAGACCGGGCTGTTGCGTGCAGAGGTTTTCGCCCAGGGTTACGGTGAGGAGAACGATTTCTGCCTCCGGGCCTCTGCAGCGGGTTTCGTGCATCTGGCTGCAGCGGATGTCTACGTGCGCCACAGGGGAAATGTTTCCTTCGGGCCTGGCGGGCAGGCGCTGCTGGCACGCAACCTGCGTCTCGTTGAAATGCTGCATCCGGGTTACCTGCAGCAGGTCCAGGCCTTCGAGCAGCGTGACCCCCTGGCGCCAATGCGGCGGGAACTGGCTGAGGGCTGGCTGCTGGCGCAGTTTGAACATTCTCCAGCCGGCAAAGAAATATTTCCTGCAGGCAGCGTGGTGTTGATCGAGCATGAGGGCGGCGGAGGTGTTGCGCGTGCTGTGCGTGAAAGGGGGGCTGCCCTGCGCCAGGAAGGCTTTATGGCGTTGACCCTCTCTCCGACTGCATCAGGCTGCCGTCTGGCGCTGGCCGAGCCTGCGGCCGGGGAAGTGCCGGGGCAGGTGCGGCCCGAGATCAATTACAGCCTGCCTGCTGAAGGGCCGCGCCTCGTGGGACTTCTGAAAGCGCTCGGCACGAAAGCGGTGGAATGGCATCATCTCGTCGGCCACGCGCCCTGGATGCGTCAGCTGCATGTGGAACTGGGCGTGCCTTATGATGCCTATGTACATGATCATGTCTGGTTCTGCCCCCGCATCGCTTTGCTGTCGCCTGAAGGCAACTATTGCGGAGAGCCGGATCTGGCCGCGTGCCGGGCCTGTGTTGCGCGTGGGGGCATGGTCCTGGGAGAGGAGATCGAACTGCCTGCCTTGCGCCAGCGCTCCGCTCAGGAACTGGCAGCGGCCCGGCACGTCATTGCGCCCAGCCAGGATGCGGGCGCGCGTCTGAAGCGGCACTTTCCTGCTTCCAGGCCCGTGACGGTCAGGGCGCCGCAGGATGAAAGCCGGCTTCGACAGGCTTTCAGGGAGGCGCGGGTCCGTCGCTCTCATCAATCTGGGCGTCAATCCGGGCGTGGCAACGTGTCTGGTGAAAATCCAGTCAGCCGCTGGCGGATCGGCATCGTGGGCGGCATCAGTCGCTGGAAAGGGGGTGACCTCCTGTTGGATCTCGCCCGTTACGTGCACCAGGCGCAGCTGCCGCTCGATTTCGTCCTGATCGGCACTTCAGAGCATGATGAGGCTCTGATCAGCGCAGGCGTAGCGGTAACAGGGCCTTACCGTGAGGAAGAAGCGCTGGAACTGGTGGAAAAGGCTGAGCTGGACCTGGGCTTTATTCCCTCTCTTGCACCTGAAACCTGGTGTTACGCGCTGGAATGGCTGTGGCGTGCAGGGGTGAAGGTAGCCTGTTTTGATATCGGCGCGGTGCCGGAGCGGATTCGGGCCGCTGAGAGGGCAGCGGGCGGCACAGAGCCCGGAAACGAGCCGTTTTTCGGCATGGTTCTGCCGGTTCTTTCGGCAGCTGGTAACGATGGCGTGGAAAAAGAGGTGGCTGCCCTGGCCCAACGCCTGCTGGCGCTTGCCAGTCAGGAAAGGCCGCCAGGTGTCGCTGAAAGAAGTGATAAGGGGCAGGAAGCGGGTTGA